One Synergistaceae bacterium DNA window includes the following coding sequences:
- a CDS encoding type II/IV secretion system protein has product MPEEQTSTLQPLPDAKEVSALLPEGFGLDILRQSRIVPLRVEDGMLIVGAVDYEAWGKAQMLGVALGYPIDLELRDEKEIGDLIHTLYDLRSVAADEAAKNIEGIDDIDDLTREDILSDSVDVPVIRLVNGLFVDALKQRATDIHVEPYEDEVLIRFRIDGVLQDRLRLPRSNQAPLTSRIKVMSRMDIAEHMAPQDGRIGITLGDRAVDVRVGLVPTQYGERIAMRLLDKGGGLLTLADLGMEERERGIMNELIHHPHGMILFTGPTGSGKSTSLYAILQELASPDVNIITVEDPVEYALPGVSQIQVNEKAGVTFAAALRSILRQDPDIVMIGEMRDFETAHIGVQASLTGHLVLSTLHTNDSISAIIRLVDMGIEPYLAASCMIGTVAQRLARRLCPKCRREITPPSMMAKQGLTRAFEPVGCSECHNTGYKGRVGLYEQFVINEEIQEAFVGGAPASKLREIARKSGFKTLWEIGLSAVQSGLTSPDELARVAGED; this is encoded by the coding sequence ATGCCGGAGGAACAGACAAGTACATTACAGCCCCTGCCCGACGCAAAAGAAGTCAGCGCGCTCTTGCCTGAGGGCTTCGGACTGGACATTCTGAGGCAGTCGAGGATAGTTCCCCTGCGTGTTGAGGACGGAATGTTAATCGTCGGAGCAGTGGACTACGAGGCGTGGGGGAAAGCCCAGATGCTCGGAGTTGCGCTGGGTTACCCGATAGACCTCGAGCTACGGGACGAGAAGGAGATCGGAGACCTGATTCACACGCTCTACGACCTCAGAAGCGTTGCGGCGGACGAGGCGGCCAAGAACATCGAGGGCATTGACGACATCGACGACCTCACGCGTGAAGACATCCTCAGCGACAGCGTTGACGTTCCCGTAATACGTCTGGTGAACGGACTGTTCGTTGATGCTCTGAAGCAGAGGGCGACGGATATTCACGTAGAGCCGTATGAAGACGAGGTGCTGATACGTTTCAGGATAGACGGAGTTCTGCAGGACAGGCTGAGGCTTCCGCGTTCGAACCAAGCACCCTTAACGAGCCGCATAAAGGTTATGTCGCGAATGGACATCGCCGAACACATGGCACCGCAGGACGGCAGAATCGGCATTACGCTCGGGGACAGAGCAGTTGACGTGCGCGTCGGCCTCGTTCCCACACAGTACGGCGAACGTATAGCGATGCGCCTTCTGGACAAGGGAGGCGGGCTTCTCACGCTTGCTGACTTGGGCATGGAGGAACGCGAGCGCGGAATCATGAACGAGCTTATTCATCACCCGCACGGAATGATACTGTTCACCGGCCCTACAGGTTCAGGAAAGTCGACGAGCCTTTACGCAATCCTTCAGGAGCTTGCTTCACCAGACGTGAACATCATCACGGTAGAAGACCCGGTAGAATATGCGTTGCCCGGAGTGTCGCAGATTCAGGTGAACGAGAAAGCAGGGGTAACCTTTGCGGCGGCGTTGCGCTCAATCCTGCGTCAAGACCCTGATATAGTGATGATCGGAGAGATGCGCGACTTCGAGACTGCACACATCGGAGTTCAGGCCTCGCTGACGGGACACCTCGTGCTTTCGACTCTTCACACGAACGACAGCATAAGCGCGATAATCCGTCTCGTCGACATGGGAATAGAGCCGTACTTGGCCGCATCCTGCATGATAGGAACGGTTGCCCAGAGGCTGGCACGCCGTTTGTGCCCGAAATGCCGCCGCGAGATAACTCCTCCGTCAATGATGGCCAAGCAGGGACTTACCCGCGCCTTCGAGCCCGTAGGATGCAGTGAGTGCCACAATACGGGGTATAAAGGCCGTGTGGGTCTCTATGAGCAGTTTGTCATCAACGAGGAGATTCAGGAAGCGTTCGTTGGCGGAGCACCGGCAAGCAAACTCCGTGAGATTGCGCGGAAGTCAGGCTTCAAGACGTTGTGGGAGATAGGCTTGTCGGCTGTGCAGTCCGGCCTCACTTCTCCTGACGAACTTGCACGCGTGGCAGGGGAGGATTAA
- a CDS encoding type II secretion system F family protein, whose product MPYFSYTGYDAKGKSTKGTVEAPSSIQAVDRLTERGIVVVDVKLAEEKKGGKVKIKLLPLEQHIFFCRSLSSYLKSGLPLADSLRIMSKQTHDKIMKPVMEKLLAEVEGGRKFHTALSESGAFRESLWRVAESGEQSGTLISVLNEAADEFKLEDDLRRKIHGAMTYPIVMAVVGVGVVAFMLTYVVPKISELFEDMHQTLPLPTRILIGASNFLSNWGLYLLLAILIFFAWMKRTGRSIQMPFMKGITEQLNLALVMSHLSTLLNSGIPLVQALRMASSMDVQQQRWIDAAEMVKAGHRFDRALEKIGLPEENVAVVRVGEMGGDLAGALTNVSMQSREIAQSRMEKLSTLMEPIMVLALGFSVGFIVLAILTPVFNLAGIVR is encoded by the coding sequence ATGCCGTATTTCTCGTACACCGGCTACGACGCTAAGGGCAAGAGCACGAAAGGCACGGTTGAAGCTCCGTCGTCAATTCAGGCTGTTGACCGTCTGACCGAACGCGGAATAGTTGTCGTTGACGTGAAGCTCGCGGAAGAGAAGAAGGGCGGCAAGGTCAAGATAAAGCTCCTTCCTCTGGAACAGCACATCTTCTTCTGCCGCTCGTTGTCGTCGTACCTGAAGTCCGGGCTTCCGCTGGCTGACAGCCTCCGCATAATGTCGAAGCAAACTCACGACAAGATAATGAAGCCGGTAATGGAGAAGCTCCTTGCGGAAGTTGAGGGAGGCCGGAAGTTCCACACGGCATTGTCGGAGAGCGGGGCATTCCGTGAGAGCTTGTGGCGTGTCGCAGAATCCGGCGAGCAGTCAGGGACGTTAATATCAGTGCTCAACGAGGCGGCTGATGAGTTCAAGCTGGAGGACGACCTGCGGCGCAAGATACACGGAGCAATGACGTACCCCATCGTTATGGCGGTCGTGGGAGTTGGGGTTGTGGCATTCATGCTGACGTACGTTGTCCCGAAAATCTCTGAGCTCTTCGAGGACATGCACCAGACCTTGCCCTTGCCGACACGAATCCTCATAGGCGCGTCGAACTTCCTCAGCAACTGGGGGCTGTATCTTCTGCTGGCGATTCTGATCTTCTTTGCGTGGATGAAGAGGACGGGCAGGAGCATACAGATGCCGTTCATGAAGGGTATAACGGAACAGCTGAACCTCGCGCTCGTGATGTCTCACCTCAGCACCTTGCTGAACTCAGGAATACCGCTCGTGCAGGCACTGCGGATGGCTTCGTCGATGGACGTTCAGCAGCAGAGATGGATTGACGCGGCGGAGATGGTGAAGGCAGGGCACAGGTTCGACAGAGCCCTCGAGAAGATAGGCCTTCCTGAAGAGAACGTCGCAGTTGTGCGCGTCGGAGAGATGGGCGGAGACTTGGCCGGAGCGTTGACGAATGTGTCAATGCAGTCGCGCGAGATAGCACAGTCCCGCATGGAAAAACTTTCTACGCTGATGGAGCCGATAATGGTACTGGCACTTGGTTTCAGCGTAGGGTTCATAGTACTGGCGATACTAACGCCGGTGTTCAACTTAGCCGGAATAGTAAGATAA
- the gspG gene encoding type II secretion system major pseudopilin GspG, whose protein sequence is MKDKKKVFVKRKGFTLIEIMVVVVILGLLSALVVPNISSNVSEAQRTATRTQISQIEQALEKYHLDNGFYPSTQQGLDALVNAPSTTPVPRKYAEGGYMKKVPEDSWGNPYVYRNNNGRITITSYGPDGEEGGEGVNADITNYD, encoded by the coding sequence ATGAAGGACAAGAAGAAGGTATTTGTGAAGCGCAAGGGATTCACCCTCATCGAAATCATGGTGGTCGTGGTCATACTGGGACTGCTTTCGGCTCTGGTAGTGCCCAACATCAGCTCCAACGTCTCGGAGGCACAGCGTACCGCAACACGTACCCAGATAAGCCAGATTGAGCAGGCACTCGAGAAGTACCACCTCGACAACGGGTTCTACCCCTCGACACAGCAGGGGCTTGATGCACTTGTTAATGCTCCGAGCACAACACCAGTCCCGAGAAAGTACGCAGAAGGCGGCTACATGAAGAAAGTTCCTGAGGACTCGTGGGGCAACCCCTACGTGTACCGCAACAACAACGGCCGCATAACCATCACGAGCTACGGACCTGACGGCGAAGAAGGCGGAGAAGGAGTCAACGCGGACATCACGAACTATGACTAG
- a CDS encoding prepilin-type N-terminal cleavage/methylation domain-containing protein: MTRARSGFTLLEILIVLLIIGMMASVAIPQMSAQFEPPSAELQRMFEEAGDRALGGTSLRLSVNDDNPRRRGEIVVEALLKKEEPADSLSAFLGTDKNKPPVLEWQKIKLRNVPKDDGWRFNPRIIYFYKDGSCSPARISNAPPNVSDFDADEYVLTVTGYCMKLEKSN, translated from the coding sequence ATGACTAGGGCACGAAGCGGCTTCACGCTTCTCGAGATACTGATAGTCCTGCTGATAATCGGCATGATGGCTTCAGTGGCAATACCGCAAATGTCAGCACAGTTCGAGCCGCCCTCAGCAGAACTTCAGAGGATGTTCGAGGAGGCAGGAGACCGTGCACTGGGCGGAACGTCGCTGAGGCTCTCGGTGAACGACGACAACCCGCGCCGTCGCGGAGAGATCGTTGTTGAGGCACTGCTCAAGAAGGAAGAGCCTGCGGACAGCCTGAGTGCGTTTCTCGGGACGGACAAGAACAAGCCGCCGGTTCTCGAGTGGCAGAAGATAAAGCTCAGGAATGTTCCGAAAGACGACGGATGGAGGTTCAACCCGCGAATAATCTACTTCTACAAGGACGGTTCGTGTTCGCCCGCAAGAATCTCGAACGCTCCGCCGAACGTCTCGGACTTCGACGCAGATGAGTACGTGCTCACAGTTACGGGATACTGCATGAAGCTGGAGAAGAGCAATTAG
- a CDS encoding deoxynucleoside kinase: protein MGQIQIIVEGMTASGKSTIVNLLSERLGFKIMPEEFRDPLDLLSRFHHDNRWAFPMQLNFLVTRFAQYMCASEEENYILDRSIFGDKVYAMLYYRQGTFKDSQLGCYLTLYDSLLRYVKKPRLLVLVKCGFDEIMRRIHSRGRQDEIDAGAEYWKSLYDAYMPFLDFMKSELSDDLNYIELDLSDPAFIHTPSMVDAFLANVKSYFPERRLS from the coding sequence TTGGGTCAGATACAAATCATCGTTGAAGGCATGACCGCAAGCGGCAAATCCACAATCGTTAATCTGCTCTCCGAACGCTTAGGCTTCAAGATAATGCCCGAAGAGTTCAGAGACCCGCTGGATCTTCTGAGCCGCTTCCACCACGACAACCGCTGGGCATTCCCGATGCAGCTCAACTTCCTCGTAACACGTTTTGCGCAGTACATGTGCGCGAGCGAGGAGGAGAACTACATACTAGACAGAAGCATATTCGGCGACAAGGTCTACGCGATGCTGTACTACAGGCAGGGAACATTCAAGGACAGCCAGCTGGGGTGCTACTTGACGCTTTATGACTCACTCTTGCGTTACGTGAAGAAGCCGAGACTTCTGGTGCTGGTGAAATGCGGGTTCGACGAGATAATGAGGCGCATACACTCACGAGGCAGGCAGGACGAGATAGATGCCGGTGCTGAATACTGGAAGTCCCTCTATGATGCATACATGCCGTTTCTGGATTTCATGAAGTCCGAGCTTTCCGATGATCTGAACTACATAGAGCTTGACCTCTCAGACCCTGCGTTCATTCACACGCCCTCAATGGTTGATGCATTCCTCGCAAACGTCAAGTCATACTTCCCGGAGCGCAGATTATCATGA
- a CDS encoding Nif3-like dinuclear metal center hexameric protein, producing the protein MNVRELLEHADSFAPLSLAEEWDNPGLLVGSYAAEVRKIAVALDAVREAVIASADEGCNVLVCHHPLIFRPARRVTDDTEQGRTIIEAIRRNVNIIALHTNWDKAAGGVNDTLASLLGLKDTEPMDSFGVVGKLSVPMYRPAFAEHVKVSWGLSHLDLYGQPARISRVALCGGAGAEFWREAKSRGADIYLTADMKYHDISDAVNEGLSVALACHGEMERASLPALAEKLSQCGTETVIVDVKALPLPLRI; encoded by the coding sequence ATGAATGTACGTGAACTCCTTGAACACGCAGACAGTTTTGCGCCCCTTTCGCTTGCTGAGGAGTGGGACAATCCCGGCCTTCTCGTGGGAAGTTACGCTGCGGAGGTCAGGAAGATTGCTGTAGCTCTTGACGCAGTCCGCGAGGCAGTAATAGCGTCTGCAGATGAAGGGTGCAACGTCTTGGTGTGCCATCACCCGCTGATATTCCGTCCCGCAAGGAGGGTAACGGACGACACGGAGCAGGGCAGAACGATAATCGAGGCAATACGCCGGAACGTGAATATCATTGCGCTTCACACGAACTGGGACAAAGCCGCCGGAGGAGTGAACGACACATTAGCTTCACTGCTCGGCCTGAAAGACACCGAGCCGATGGACAGCTTTGGTGTTGTCGGGAAACTTTCCGTGCCGATGTACCGTCCTGCGTTTGCTGAACACGTCAAAGTTTCGTGGGGACTGTCTCACCTCGACTTGTACGGACAGCCCGCTAGGATTTCGCGCGTCGCACTGTGCGGAGGAGCAGGTGCGGAGTTCTGGCGCGAGGCCAAGAGCAGGGGAGCAGACATATACCTTACTGCAGACATGAAGTATCACGACATCTCTGACGCTGTGAACGAGGGGCTTTCTGTTGCGCTGGCATGTCATGGCGAAATGGAGAGGGCATCGCTTCCTGCCCTTGCCGAAAAGTTATCGCAGTGCGGAACAGAGACAGTCATTGTTGACGTTAAGGCACTGCCTTTACCGCTGAGAATATAG
- the trpS gene encoding tryptophan--tRNA ligase, which yields MKLRVLSLMRPTGPLHLGHMAGALSNFVRLQNDDKYDCFYGIADWHALTSNYEDSANTAEYTYTALLDWLAVGLDPEKSPLFVQSHIPQHAELALALGMITPLGWLYRNPTYKEQLQNIANKDLGTYGFLGYPVLMAADILLYKASLVPVGEDQSAHLEISRELVRRFNNFFGENLLVEPQPMFTAFPKVPGIDGRKMSKSYGNALEISESADSMWQKLRTMMTDPARMRRTDPGDPEKCPVWDLHKVFNPDESEKAELCEGCRTAGIGCIDCKKRLNAHIQEMMTPVRERRAKYEGKTSLLDEILADGAERAGRVARETMSEVYPAMGLLVNPKRVNEA from the coding sequence ATGAAATTACGAGTATTGAGCCTTATGAGACCGACGGGGCCGCTTCATCTTGGCCACATGGCCGGAGCACTGAGCAATTTCGTCCGCCTGCAGAACGACGACAAGTACGACTGCTTTTACGGCATCGCAGACTGGCACGCCCTGACCTCCAACTACGAGGACAGCGCGAACACTGCCGAATACACATACACTGCGCTTCTGGACTGGCTTGCGGTAGGACTAGACCCCGAGAAATCCCCGCTGTTCGTTCAGTCGCATATTCCCCAGCACGCGGAATTAGCCCTAGCACTGGGAATGATTACGCCACTGGGCTGGCTCTACAGAAATCCCACGTACAAGGAACAGCTCCAGAACATCGCCAATAAGGATTTGGGCACGTATGGTTTTCTCGGTTACCCCGTGCTGATGGCGGCAGATATTCTGCTGTACAAGGCATCGCTTGTGCCGGTAGGTGAGGATCAGAGCGCGCACCTTGAGATTTCCCGTGAACTTGTGAGACGCTTCAACAACTTCTTCGGCGAGAATCTGCTTGTTGAACCTCAGCCGATGTTTACGGCTTTCCCGAAAGTTCCCGGCATCGACGGACGCAAGATGAGCAAATCCTACGGCAACGCGCTGGAGATTTCGGAGAGCGCGGACTCTATGTGGCAGAAGCTCCGCACAATGATGACTGACCCGGCAAGAATGCGGCGCACTGACCCCGGCGACCCGGAGAAATGTCCTGTGTGGGATCTGCACAAAGTCTTCAACCCAGACGAATCGGAGAAGGCCGAACTCTGCGAGGGCTGCAGGACTGCGGGCATAGGGTGCATTGACTGCAAGAAGAGGCTGAACGCGCACATTCAGGAGATGATGACTCCTGTCCGTGAACGCCGGGCCAAGTACGAGGGCAAGACTTCTCTGCTCGACGAGATTCTTGCTGACGGTGCGGAACGTGCGGGACGTGTTGCGCGCGAGACGATGAGCGAAGTTTATCCTGCGATGGGGCTGCTTGTGAACCCTAAGAGAGTCAATGAGGCTTAA
- a CDS encoding rRNA pseudouridine synthase: MRLNAFVASCGAASRRKAETLILEGRIHVNGKIVLAPFFQVDPENDTVTLDRKPLTLSEHVYYVINKPAGYVCAVSDKYDPVVVDLIPEHKGRLYPVGRLDRESEGLLILTNDGEFTQSILHPSNEIRKEYEALLNIPINAKQLARWRKGFELEGGHRVKPITIKVIDREPAGQWVSVVIVEGLKREVRLMAREAGFRVERLIRRRIGGMVLESLKAGEYVNLSFSGLYSKIFDGGKI; encoded by the coding sequence ATGAGGCTTAATGCGTTCGTCGCGTCGTGCGGAGCTGCCTCGAGGCGCAAGGCAGAAACCCTCATCCTCGAGGGCAGAATACACGTCAACGGCAAAATAGTTCTCGCGCCGTTCTTTCAGGTTGACCCGGAGAACGACACGGTTACCCTTGACCGCAAACCTCTCACCCTCAGCGAGCACGTCTATTACGTCATCAACAAACCCGCAGGTTACGTGTGCGCAGTCAGCGACAAGTATGACCCTGTCGTCGTTGACCTCATCCCCGAACACAAGGGAAGGCTGTACCCGGTCGGCCGTCTTGACCGTGAGAGCGAAGGCCTCTTGATCCTCACGAATGACGGCGAGTTCACACAGAGCATCCTTCACCCCTCGAACGAGATCCGCAAGGAGTATGAAGCACTCCTCAACATCCCCATCAACGCCAAACAGTTAGCGCGCTGGCGGAAAGGCTTCGAGCTTGAGGGAGGACACCGCGTGAAGCCGATAACCATTAAGGTGATTGACCGCGAACCCGCAGGACAGTGGGTGAGTGTGGTGATCGTCGAGGGACTGAAGCGCGAAGTCAGGCTGATGGCACGCGAGGCAGGTTTCAGGGTAGAGAGGCTGATACGGAGGCGCATAGGAGGGATGGTGTTAGAGAGCCTGAAAGCCGGAGAGTACGTGAATTTGTCTTTTTCCGGCCTGTACTCTAAAATATTTGACGGCGGAAAAATCTAA
- a CDS encoding HDOD domain-containing protein encodes MSEIDEKSRELIKTRIISKMKDIKSFPQFVMETMRKLNDPESNAADVAQSLSRDEGLVLRILKLANSAAYGMTRNISNISEAIALLGYKSVSNIILAATVYSAMDKGLSGYALDRGELWRHSLMVAYTSRHLAQVTGAVSSEDAYVGGLLHDIGKVILNDYVRFGYGIIVKMVEEKHMPFTEAECQVLGFDHAEIGEVLIGKWDMPEAYRLAVAYHHKPNELPEDKKQYQPLLDVVTVANTICLMLGIGLGADGLQSYMFPEPIERLGIKNFDVLLSEMIDFAGNVAADMGDMSGL; translated from the coding sequence GTGAGTGAGATAGATGAGAAATCCCGCGAACTGATCAAGACCAGAATAATCAGCAAGATGAAGGACATAAAATCATTCCCGCAGTTCGTTATGGAGACGATGAGAAAACTTAATGACCCCGAAAGCAATGCTGCGGACGTGGCGCAAAGCCTTTCACGAGATGAAGGGCTGGTTCTGCGCATCCTGAAGCTGGCAAATTCGGCGGCCTACGGAATGACCCGCAACATCTCCAACATTTCGGAGGCAATCGCGCTTCTGGGCTATAAGAGCGTCAGCAACATCATTCTTGCGGCGACGGTGTATTCAGCGATGGACAAGGGGCTTTCCGGCTACGCGCTCGACAGGGGCGAACTCTGGAGGCATTCGCTGATGGTTGCGTACACTTCACGGCATCTTGCGCAGGTAACTGGTGCTGTTAGCTCTGAGGATGCGTACGTAGGAGGTTTGCTTCACGACATCGGCAAGGTCATACTGAATGACTATGTGCGTTTCGGGTACGGAATCATCGTGAAGATGGTTGAGGAAAAGCATATGCCCTTCACTGAAGCGGAATGCCAGGTGCTGGGTTTCGACCACGCAGAGATAGGCGAAGTGCTCATAGGCAAGTGGGACATGCCGGAAGCGTACCGTCTCGCAGTAGCCTACCACCACAAACCCAACGAACTCCCCGAAGACAAGAAGCAGTACCAGCCTCTGCTTGACGTTGTAACCGTCGCAAACACGATATGCCTGATGCTGGGTATAGGGTTAGGAGCTGACGGCCTGCAGTCGTACATGTTCCCCGAACCGATCGAGAGGCTGGGCATCAAGAACTTTGACGTTCTGCTCTCAGAGATGATTGATTTCGCCGGAAACGTTGCTGCGGATATGGGCGACATGTCGGGGCTGTAG
- a CDS encoding (d)CMP kinase, with amino-acid sequence MPYVITIDGPAGAGKSSVAKDVARELGINYLDTGAIYRAIALLLAKSEVSPDNEEFLREALSEIRVELKDGRVLVNDFDVSGEIRTPEVDELASVYSAVPAVREALLGLQQEQEKHGSIVAEGRDVGSVVFPKARVKFFITASPEARARRRYLERISKGRPADYGEILSAIIERDKNDSSRETAPLTVPEGAIYLDTSDMTEQEAAEFIIKQVKAEIQS; translated from the coding sequence TTGCCGTACGTAATCACGATAGACGGTCCTGCAGGTGCAGGCAAAAGCTCCGTCGCTAAGGATGTTGCGCGCGAGCTGGGCATCAACTACCTCGACACCGGCGCAATTTATCGCGCAATAGCCCTCCTTCTGGCCAAGTCCGAAGTCAGTCCCGACAATGAAGAGTTCTTGCGCGAAGCATTGAGTGAAATCCGCGTTGAGCTCAAGGACGGCAGGGTTCTCGTGAATGACTTTGACGTTAGCGGAGAGATACGCACGCCGGAAGTCGACGAACTTGCCTCTGTGTATTCGGCTGTACCTGCGGTGAGAGAAGCACTGCTGGGGCTTCAGCAGGAGCAGGAGAAGCACGGCTCAATAGTCGCGGAAGGCCGTGATGTCGGGAGCGTGGTTTTCCCGAAAGCACGGGTAAAGTTCTTCATCACAGCAAGCCCCGAAGCCCGCGCAAGACGCAGATACCTCGAACGCATCAGCAAGGGCAGACCCGCAGACTACGGCGAGATACTTTCGGCGATAATCGAGCGCGACAAGAACGACTCCAGCCGTGAGACCGCACCTCTGACAGTGCCGGAAGGAGCTATATACCTCGACACATCGGACATGACGGAGCAGGAAGCCGCAGAATTTATCATCAAGCAAGTTAAGGCAGAAATACAATCATGA
- a CDS encoding 1-acyl-sn-glycerol-3-phosphate acyltransferase: MKTGQNKIFYAIVRNFLKALLIIWNRCSAKWKFRLPDNERFIVACNHASNLDPVIVGCFFPRRLRYFAKEELFTNRIFSAIIRALGAVPVSRQSNASAAGALKGFMKLYQEGSDVLIFPEGGRTLDGKLQPLEAGVALIAAHEHAPILPAFIHGSFKSMPPGAVFIKPTKLRITFGEPLRFSDEVYKSRDGRKIIMDSLNDAMKQLEAEVK; the protein is encoded by the coding sequence ATGAAGACTGGACAGAACAAAATCTTTTACGCAATCGTTCGCAATTTCCTCAAGGCATTACTTATAATCTGGAACAGATGCTCCGCAAAGTGGAAGTTCAGGCTTCCCGATAATGAACGTTTCATCGTAGCCTGCAACCACGCGAGCAACCTTGACCCCGTAATAGTCGGGTGTTTTTTCCCGAGACGTTTAAGGTACTTCGCGAAGGAGGAGCTTTTCACGAACCGTATTTTCAGCGCAATAATCCGCGCTCTCGGTGCTGTGCCTGTCTCGAGGCAAAGCAATGCCAGTGCCGCCGGAGCGTTAAAGGGTTTCATGAAGCTTTATCAGGAAGGAAGCGACGTGCTGATATTCCCTGAAGGCGGGAGGACTCTCGACGGGAAATTACAGCCGCTTGAAGCCGGAGTGGCATTAATCGCGGCACACGAACACGCGCCGATACTTCCTGCGTTCATTCACGGTTCGTTCAAGTCGATGCCTCCCGGAGCGGTGTTCATCAAGCCCACGAAACTGCGCATAACTTTCGGCGAGCCTCTGAGGTTCAGCGACGAGGTCTACAAGAGCAGGGACGGCCGCAAAATCATCATGGACAGCCTCAATGATGCAATGAAGCAGCTTGAAGCGGAGGTTAAGTGA
- a CDS encoding YicC family protein: MFLSMTGFGSASREFSWGTVLVEITSVNHKFQDFSARLPRELSSLENRIINLLRGSISRGKVKLSAEITWNPGAHIPVLDEEGLINLFNQVRKIAKRNHMEQPTDITSFLLIPGVYDDHSNLAEQEARSRPEVWDLVVMDAVKSLQDTKEAEGQKLKAKVAADLDLLLKIIEALNERWKDASTEAIESLRTRIENVMEHYSLEIDEARIAQEVSLMSDRWDVSEELVRLEAHTEKFRQVMELTEPSGKRLDFLIQEMNREINTMGSKVNDAQFRWGVVEAKSCIERMREQIQNIE; this comes from the coding sequence ATGTTCTTGAGCATGACAGGTTTCGGCAGTGCGTCCCGTGAATTTTCGTGGGGCACTGTATTAGTGGAGATTACCTCAGTCAACCATAAGTTTCAGGACTTTTCAGCACGTCTTCCAAGAGAGCTATCATCCCTCGAAAACAGAATCATCAACCTTCTGCGCGGCTCAATCTCTCGCGGCAAGGTCAAGCTGTCCGCCGAAATAACATGGAATCCCGGAGCACATATCCCAGTTCTCGACGAGGAAGGGCTAATCAACCTCTTCAATCAGGTGCGCAAGATAGCCAAGCGCAACCACATGGAACAGCCTACTGACATAACGAGCTTTCTGCTGATTCCGGGAGTGTACGACGACCACAGCAACCTTGCGGAACAGGAAGCACGTTCGAGGCCGGAAGTGTGGGACCTTGTGGTGATGGATGCTGTGAAGTCCCTGCAGGACACTAAGGAAGCCGAAGGCCAGAAGCTCAAAGCGAAAGTAGCCGCAGACCTTGACCTTCTGCTGAAGATAATCGAGGCACTCAACGAACGCTGGAAGGATGCCAGCACGGAAGCTATAGAGTCCCTCCGCACACGCATCGAAAACGTCATGGAACATTACAGCCTAGAGATTGACGAGGCACGGATAGCGCAGGAAGTTTCGCTGATGTCGGACAGGTGGGATGTGTCGGAAGAACTCGTGAGGCTCGAGGCACACACGGAGAAGTTCCGGCAGGTTATGGAGCTTACCGAACCGTCGGGGAAAAGGCTGGACTTCTTGATTCAGGAGATGAACCGCGAGATAAACACAATGGGCAGCAAGGTCAACGATGCACAGTTCAGGTGGGGAGTAGTCGAGGCGAAATCATGCATAGAGAGAATGCGGGAACAAATCCAGAACATCGAGTGA
- the gmk gene encoding guanylate kinase, with translation MHRENAGTNPEHRVRGKLFVLSGPSGAGKGTLREKALKDIANLVYSISCTTRRPRPGETDGVEYRFITHETFTEWVNQGLFLEYAHVHDDMYGTLKADVMRELEAGKNVLLEIDVQGALQVREKIPEAVLVFVDVPSVEELERRLRSRHTETEEALRTRLTNAVKELGLKGEYDRVIVNDDLDSACEELRRVITS, from the coding sequence ATGCATAGAGAGAATGCGGGAACAAATCCAGAACATCGAGTGAGAGGGAAACTGTTTGTGCTTTCCGGGCCGAGCGGTGCGGGCAAAGGCACTCTCCGCGAGAAAGCCCTGAAGGACATCGCTAATCTCGTGTACTCAATCTCCTGCACGACGCGGCGGCCAAGACCCGGCGAGACTGACGGAGTGGAGTACAGGTTCATCACGCACGAAACGTTCACGGAGTGGGTGAATCAGGGGCTGTTCCTCGAGTACGCACACGTTCATGATGACATGTACGGGACGCTGAAGGCTGACGTTATGCGCGAGCTCGAAGCCGGAAAGAACGTACTGCTTGAAATCGACGTACAGGGAGCACTGCAGGTGAGGGAGAAGATTCCTGAAGCAGTGCTGGTGTTCGTTGACGTGCCTTCTGTTGAGGAGCTTGAACGCCGTCTGCGGAGCAGGCACACCGAGACGGAAGAGGCATTGCGTACGCGTCTGACTAACGCAGTCAAGGAGCTCGGCCTCAAAGGCGAGTATGACCGCGTAATCGTGAATGATGACCTTGATTCGGCGTGCGAAGAGCTCAGGCGGGTAATCACATCATGA